Proteins encoded by one window of Lycium barbarum isolate Lr01 chromosome 11, ASM1917538v2, whole genome shotgun sequence:
- the LOC132620238 gene encoding receptor-like protein 43, translated as MASSAMTHTNITTGQLALLSLKFKISSDPFHYLDESWSSATSVCHWVGVTCGSRHQRVKSLNLSNMSLIRTIPHNFGNLSFLVSLDLGSNNFYGNLPQEMARLRRLKFLDLSFNSFSGEIPSLFEFLHQLQVLNLGNNSFTGTIPSSFSNISTLETLYLQFNSIDGQIPKVIGSLINLRELNLRGNKLIGSIPLSLSNASRLETLEISYNSLQGNIPEGISNLHNLNLLSIEYNQLTGSIPFTIFNISRIEFIGFTSNSLSGNLPSGLCNGLPILKGLYLSFNKLHGHVPTSLPNCSKLQILSLSYNEFDGPIHSEIELVQKAEYECKDA; from the exons ATGGCTAGTTCAGCCATGACTCATACCAACATTACCACGGGTCAATTAGCTCTTCTTTCCCTGAAATTCAAAATCAGTTCGGACCCCTTTCACTACTTAGATGAAAGCTGGTCTTCCGCTACTTCTGTTTGTCATTGGGTTGGTGTCACTTGTGGCTCTCGCCACCAGAGAGTGAAGTCCTTGAATCTTTCCAACATGTCTCTTATAAGAACAATTCCCCATAATTTTGGTAACCTCTCATTTCTTGTTTCTCTTGACTTGGGAAGCAACAATTTCTATGGCAATTTGCCTCAAGAAATGGCACGCTTACGTCGGCTTAAGTTTCTTGATTTAAGTTTCAACAGCTTCAGCGGGGAGATTCCTTCCTTGTTTGAGTTTTTACACCAACTTCAAGTTCTAAATCTTGGAAATAATAGTTTTACTGGTAccattccttcttcattttctaATATTTCCACACTTGAGACTTTATATCTGCAATTCAATTCCATAGATGGTCAAATCCCAAAAGTGATTGGAAGTCTTATAAACCTTAGAGAATTAAACTTGAGGGGTAACAAGCTCATAGGCTCTATTCCTCTGTCACTCTCGAATGCCTCGAGGTTGGAGACTTTAGAAATATCTTACAATTCACTTCAAGGAAACATTCCAGAAGGGATCAGCAATCTTCACAACCTGAACTTGTTGTCCATAGAATATAATCAACTTACGGGTTCTATACCATTCACAATTTTCAATATTTCTAGAATCGAATTCATTGGATTTACAAGTAATAGCTTATCAGGAAATCTTCCCAGTGGTTTATGCAATGGTCTCCCAATACTCAAGGGGCTTTATTTGTCTTTTAACAAACTTCATGGTCATGTGCCTACAAGCTTGCCAAATTGTTCAAAACTTCAAATACTGTCTTTATCATATAATGAGTTTGATGGACCAATACATAGTGAAAttg AATTAGTTCAAAAGGCTGAGTATGAGTGTAAAGATGCTTAA